The Gordonibacter urolithinfaciens genome contains a region encoding:
- a CDS encoding ComEC/Rec2 family competence protein, whose translation MSPRPAPPLPPRPALPPVLACGLGLWASCAAVYSAAQSWGAGACVAVGASTLAAAALAAVALLRCRRGTLARCALLGVLIGAACGCGAGASLHVAWQEAAGEAPARLRFEAVEDADAGLYGAQCVARTRLASGRSVDVRLRFADGADVPRYGDVFEADASLAAPGERSEAWCWQRGIAAVATVRQAFLVERHDAFGALLGVRARALEAIGRLDGDGGAVLQALVCGARGALDEGDVYAAFKTSGLAHLVAVSGAHLVMVCAFAGAALKALRAPRGVAVGVQAALLGCYLVLSAMPISAVRAALMTLAGTTSFFARRRPASLNSVGLCIAGVVAACPAAALSASFALSVLSTLGIVLFAGLASAWIGRLAPRLPRFAAEALALTAASSVLAQPLSAALFSQAPLVSPLANVLAAPLFPLACAGGLVGAVASLAAPPAGASLLALAALASEALCAAARACASLPCASVPVDLPIVPALAGAAVLAAVLWVLWPAPSPRAAALAAAGALAAALAFVVVVPRLAGDEIVMLDVGQGDAFVVRSGGAAVLVDTGNQERLLREALARHAVFRLDAVVVTHGDDDHMGALASLKGVVQVDRVLVAADALACSCDACARLRGDAATLVGEGAVQGLAQGDGLRVGAFDLEVVWPARFADEGGNADSLCLLARAGADGDGAPDWTALFAGDAEHEQLAALEGQGLVGRVDVLKVGHHGSKNALTPELAAALSPRIALVSVGAGNRYGHPADKTLRELADAGAQVWRTDEAGDVSCKSTAQGIAVAALR comes from the coding sequence ATGTCGCCGCGCCCCGCGCCTCCGCTGCCCCCGCGTCCGGCCCTGCCTCCGGTGCTCGCGTGCGGCTTGGGCCTTTGGGCGTCCTGCGCCGCCGTGTACTCCGCCGCGCAGTCCTGGGGGGCGGGCGCGTGCGTCGCCGTGGGCGCCTCGACGCTCGCAGCTGCGGCGCTTGCCGCCGTCGCGCTGCTGCGCTGCAGGCGCGGCACGCTCGCGCGGTGCGCCCTGCTGGGCGTGCTCATCGGAGCCGCGTGCGGCTGCGGGGCCGGGGCGTCCTTGCATGTCGCCTGGCAGGAGGCTGCCGGCGAGGCGCCGGCGCGGTTGCGCTTCGAGGCGGTGGAGGATGCGGATGCGGGCCTCTACGGAGCCCAGTGCGTCGCGCGCACGCGTCTGGCGTCGGGGCGATCGGTGGACGTGCGGCTGCGCTTCGCCGACGGTGCGGACGTGCCGCGCTACGGCGACGTGTTCGAGGCAGATGCGTCGCTGGCCGCTCCCGGCGAGCGCTCGGAAGCCTGGTGCTGGCAACGCGGCATCGCTGCCGTCGCGACCGTCCGCCAGGCTTTCCTGGTCGAGCGCCACGATGCGTTCGGGGCGCTGCTGGGCGTCAGGGCGCGCGCCCTGGAGGCTATCGGCCGTCTGGACGGCGACGGCGGCGCCGTGCTGCAGGCGCTCGTCTGCGGCGCGCGCGGCGCCTTGGACGAAGGGGACGTCTACGCCGCCTTCAAGACCTCCGGGCTCGCGCATCTCGTGGCGGTGTCGGGCGCCCATCTCGTCATGGTGTGCGCGTTCGCCGGCGCCGCGCTCAAAGCGCTGCGTGCGCCGCGCGGCGTGGCCGTGGGCGTGCAGGCGGCGCTTCTCGGATGCTACCTCGTGCTGTCGGCCATGCCGATATCGGCCGTTCGCGCGGCGCTCATGACGCTCGCGGGCACGACGTCGTTCTTCGCGCGGCGGCGTCCGGCCAGCCTGAACTCTGTGGGCCTGTGCATCGCCGGCGTCGTGGCCGCCTGCCCTGCAGCCGCGCTCTCGGCGTCGTTCGCGCTCTCGGTGCTCTCCACGCTGGGCATCGTGCTGTTCGCGGGGCTCGCCTCCGCCTGGATCGGCCGCCTGGCGCCGCGCCTGCCGCGCTTCGCTGCCGAGGCCCTCGCGCTCACGGCCGCCTCGAGCGTGCTCGCGCAGCCGCTGTCGGCCGCCTTGTTCTCGCAGGCGCCGCTCGTCTCCCCGCTGGCGAACGTGCTGGCGGCGCCCCTCTTTCCGCTCGCCTGCGCCGGCGGGCTCGTTGGCGCGGTCGCGTCCCTGGCCGCGCCGCCGGCCGGCGCCTCCCTGCTGGCGCTCGCTGCGCTCGCCTCCGAGGCGCTCTGCGCCGCCGCCCGCGCCTGTGCGTCGCTGCCCTGCGCGAGCGTGCCCGTCGACCTGCCCATCGTGCCGGCCCTTGCCGGCGCGGCCGTCCTGGCTGCCGTGCTCTGGGTGCTCTGGCCCGCGCCGAGCCCGCGCGCCGCCGCGCTCGCCGCCGCGGGCGCGCTGGCGGCCGCCCTCGCGTTCGTGGTCGTCGTCCCGCGGCTCGCCGGCGACGAGATCGTCATGCTCGATGTGGGGCAGGGCGATGCGTTCGTCGTCCGCAGCGGCGGGGCCGCCGTGCTCGTTGACACGGGCAACCAGGAGCGCCTTCTGCGCGAGGCGCTCGCGCGACATGCCGTGTTCCGCCTGGATGCCGTGGTGGTCACTCACGGCGACGACGACCATATGGGCGCGCTCGCCTCCCTCAAGGGCGTGGTGCAGGTCGATCGCGTGCTCGTGGCCGCCGATGCGCTCGCCTGCTCCTGCGATGCCTGCGCTCGCCTGCGCGGCGATGCGGCGACGCTTGTGGGAGAAGGGGCCGTCCAGGGGCTCGCGCAGGGCGACGGCCTGCGCGTGGGTGCCTTCGACCTCGAGGTGGTGTGGCCCGCCCGCTTCGCCGACGAGGGCGGCAACGCCGACAGCCTGTGCCTGCTGGCGCGCGCCGGCGCCGACGGCGACGGGGCGCCCGACTGGACGGCGCTCTTCGCCGGCGACGCGGAGCACGAGCAGCTGGCCGCTTTGGAGGGGCAGGGCCTCGTCGGCCGCGTGGACGTGCTCAAGGTAGGCCACCACGGCTCGAAGAACGCGCTCACGCCGGAGCTGGCAGCCGCGCTCTCCCCGCGCATCGCGCTGGTGAGCGTGGGGGCGGGGAACCGCTACGGCCATCCCGCCGACAAGACGCTGAGGGAGTTGGCCGACGCCGGGGCGCAGGTGTGGCGTACCGACGAGGCGGGGGATGTTTCATGCAAATCCACCGCGCAGGGCATCGCGGTCGCGGCGCTGCGGTAG
- a CDS encoding ComEA family DNA-binding protein, which yields MSFQRSAQSWRARLHLSGARLPVLVGVTAVAIVVMACAGKLLLDAASSEGFAVVQPGGAEQAAGDGDADAAAEAGAPQAAPAPLRVHVGGAVAAPGVYDLAEGARVLDAVEAAGGFAEGAARDALNLARTVSDGEQVVVPSEADIAAQEAASAGVGGVSAGAGASAPTGGASGKVNINTASAAQLDTLPGVGASTAEKIVADREANGPFKTVEDLKRVSGIGDKKFAALADAICVG from the coding sequence ATGTCGTTCCAGCGGAGCGCGCAGTCGTGGCGGGCGCGGCTGCACCTGTCGGGCGCGCGCCTGCCCGTGCTGGTGGGCGTGACGGCCGTGGCCATCGTCGTCATGGCCTGCGCTGGCAAGCTGCTGCTCGACGCCGCGTCGTCGGAGGGCTTCGCGGTCGTGCAGCCGGGCGGTGCGGAGCAGGCGGCCGGCGACGGGGATGCCGATGCTGCGGCCGAAGCGGGCGCTCCGCAGGCCGCTCCCGCGCCTCTGCGCGTGCACGTGGGCGGCGCGGTGGCCGCGCCCGGCGTGTACGACCTGGCCGAGGGCGCGCGGGTGCTCGACGCCGTGGAGGCCGCGGGCGGCTTCGCCGAGGGGGCGGCGCGCGACGCGCTCAATCTGGCGCGCACCGTGTCCGACGGCGAGCAGGTGGTCGTGCCGAGCGAGGCGGACATCGCCGCGCAGGAGGCAGCGTCGGCGGGGGTGGGCGGCGTGTCGGCGGGCGCGGGCGCCTCCGCTCCGACCGGCGGCGCGAGCGGGAAGGTCAACATCAACACCGCCTCGGCCGCCCAGCTGGACACGCTCCCCGGCGTGGGCGCCTCCACGGCAGAGAAGATCGTCGCCGACCGCGAGGCCAACGGCCCCTTCAAGACGGTCGAGGACCTGAAGCGCGTCTCCGGCATCGGCGACAAGAAGTTCGCGGCGCTCGCGGACGCGATCTGTGTCGGCTGA
- the holA gene encoding DNA polymerase III subunit delta: MPTNKKQEAPLLPVYLIVGEDALKRDTVMKRLRARLAALGDLSFNADEFNGETALGGDIVAACNTVPFASSVRLVEVRGADKLKKADAEALVSYLSSPSESTVLALVAEKLAKNTRLHKAVAAHGKTAVIDCAPLKRNELPKTVRAMAVGHGVTLTEGAARALVDLVGENTVHLDSELKKIALAHRGTDAVNEHEIMGLVARTAEVKPWEFVDAFAARDVRKCLLLLGRMESVSPHALLAMCTTRLRELVCARALADRGNPRGVAAALKMPDWRCKSHAAWARGFTAAELRHAIVSARDTERAMKSGADAQAAFLDWVLEVTAGR, translated from the coding sequence ATGCCGACGAACAAGAAACAAGAAGCGCCGCTTTTGCCCGTCTACCTAATCGTGGGGGAGGACGCGCTCAAGCGCGACACCGTGATGAAGCGCCTGCGCGCCCGCCTGGCCGCGCTGGGCGATCTGTCGTTCAATGCCGACGAGTTCAATGGAGAGACTGCCCTCGGCGGCGACATCGTGGCGGCCTGCAACACCGTGCCGTTCGCCAGCTCCGTGCGCCTCGTGGAGGTGCGCGGGGCCGACAAGCTGAAGAAGGCGGACGCCGAGGCCCTCGTGTCGTACCTGTCATCGCCGAGCGAGTCCACCGTGCTCGCTCTCGTTGCCGAGAAGCTGGCGAAGAACACGCGCCTGCACAAGGCCGTGGCCGCCCACGGCAAGACGGCCGTCATCGACTGCGCCCCGCTCAAGCGCAACGAGCTGCCGAAGACGGTGCGGGCCATGGCCGTGGGCCACGGCGTCACGCTCACGGAGGGGGCTGCGCGCGCACTGGTGGATCTGGTAGGCGAGAACACCGTCCATCTGGACAGCGAGCTCAAGAAGATCGCGCTGGCGCACCGCGGGACCGATGCGGTGAACGAGCATGAGATCATGGGGCTGGTGGCGCGGACGGCCGAAGTAAAGCCCTGGGAGTTCGTGGACGCATTCGCCGCCCGCGACGTCCGCAAGTGCTTGCTTTTGCTGGGACGCATGGAGTCCGTGTCGCCCCACGCCCTGCTGGCCATGTGCACGACGCGCCTGCGCGAGCTCGTGTGCGCCCGCGCCCTGGCCGACCGCGGCAACCCGCGCGGCGTGGCCGCCGCCCTCAAGATGCCCGACTGGCGCTGCAAGAGCCACGCCGCCTGGGCCCGCGGCTTCACCGCCGCCGAGCTGCGCCATGCCATCGTCTCGGCACGCGACACCGAGCGCGCCATGAAGAGCGGCGCGGATGCGCAGGCCGCCTTCCTCGACTGGGTGCTGGAGGTAACGGCGGGGAGGTAG
- the lepA gene encoding translation elongation factor 4, whose protein sequence is MTTDPNLIRNFSIIAHIDHGKSTLSDRILELTGTVAQRDMQEQLLDTMDIERERGITIKSQAVRVDYTADDGQTYQFNLIDTPGHVDFTYEVSRSLAACEGAVLVVDATQGVEAQTVANAMMAMNANLEIIPLINKIDLPAAEPDRVREEIEEGLAIPADDAVLASGKTGAGVHDLLEAVVYNIPAPEGDPGAPLRALIFDSYFDPYRGVVALIRVVDGSLKKGDKVLMMATGTEVLVEEVGARRPAETAMPELSVGEVGYLVTGLKDVRQVKVGDTITAVRGGVEEPLPGYRDAKPMVFTGLFPIDGDQYEPLKEALEKLSLNDPALAWEPEKSHALGFGFRVGFLGLLHMEVIKERLEREFGLDLLATAPSVEYHVYRAGGEMISLHSPQEMPDPGEIERIEEPYLKAKILIPPDYVGAVMELTTARRGTFVTMNYLSPTTVEMIWEIPLSELIMDYFDKLKSNTKGYASLDYDFDGYKPSKLVKLDILLSGKPVDALSFIIHKDKAYDRGRVLTEKLRGIIPRQMFEVPIQAAIGGRVLARETVKAKRKDVLAKCYGGDISRKRKLLEKQKAGKKRMKNIGNVEVPQEAFMAILKVDD, encoded by the coding sequence ATGACCACCGATCCGAACCTCATCCGCAACTTCTCCATCATCGCGCACATCGACCACGGCAAGTCCACGCTCTCGGACCGCATCCTGGAGCTCACGGGCACCGTGGCGCAGCGCGACATGCAGGAGCAGCTGCTCGACACCATGGACATCGAGCGCGAGCGCGGCATCACCATCAAGAGCCAGGCCGTGCGCGTGGACTACACGGCCGACGACGGCCAGACCTACCAGTTCAACCTCATCGACACGCCGGGCCACGTGGACTTCACCTACGAGGTGAGCCGCAGCCTGGCCGCATGCGAGGGCGCCGTGCTCGTGGTGGACGCCACGCAGGGCGTCGAGGCGCAGACGGTGGCCAACGCCATGATGGCCATGAACGCGAACCTGGAGATCATCCCGCTCATCAACAAGATCGACCTGCCCGCCGCCGAGCCCGACCGCGTACGCGAGGAGATAGAGGAGGGCCTCGCCATCCCCGCCGACGACGCGGTGCTCGCCTCCGGCAAGACCGGCGCGGGCGTGCACGATCTGCTCGAGGCCGTGGTGTACAACATCCCCGCGCCCGAGGGCGATCCGGGCGCGCCGCTGCGCGCGCTCATCTTCGACTCGTACTTCGACCCCTACCGCGGCGTGGTGGCGCTCATCCGCGTGGTGGACGGCTCGCTCAAGAAGGGCGATAAGGTGCTTATGATGGCCACCGGCACCGAGGTGCTCGTGGAGGAGGTAGGCGCGCGCCGCCCGGCGGAGACGGCCATGCCCGAGCTCTCGGTGGGCGAGGTGGGCTACCTGGTCACGGGCCTCAAGGACGTGCGCCAGGTGAAGGTGGGCGACACGATCACCGCCGTGCGCGGCGGCGTGGAGGAGCCGCTGCCCGGCTACCGCGACGCCAAGCCCATGGTGTTCACCGGCCTGTTCCCCATCGACGGCGACCAGTACGAGCCGCTCAAGGAGGCGCTGGAGAAGCTCTCGCTCAACGACCCGGCGCTCGCCTGGGAGCCGGAGAAGTCCCATGCGCTCGGCTTCGGCTTCCGCGTGGGCTTTCTGGGGCTGCTCCACATGGAGGTCATCAAGGAGCGCCTCGAGCGCGAGTTCGGCCTGGACCTGCTGGCCACCGCGCCCTCCGTGGAGTACCACGTGTACCGCGCCGGCGGCGAGATGATCAGCCTGCACTCGCCGCAGGAGATGCCCGACCCCGGCGAGATCGAGCGCATCGAGGAGCCCTACCTCAAGGCGAAGATCCTCATCCCGCCCGACTACGTGGGCGCGGTCATGGAGCTCACCACGGCGCGGCGCGGCACGTTCGTCACCATGAACTACCTGTCGCCCACCACGGTGGAGATGATCTGGGAGATCCCGCTGTCGGAGCTCATCATGGACTACTTCGACAAGCTGAAGTCCAATACGAAGGGCTACGCGAGCCTCGACTACGACTTCGACGGCTACAAGCCCTCCAAGCTGGTGAAGCTGGACATCCTGCTGTCGGGCAAGCCGGTGGACGCGCTGTCGTTCATCATCCACAAGGACAAGGCCTACGACCGCGGCCGCGTGCTCACGGAGAAGCTGCGCGGCATCATCCCGCGCCAGATGTTCGAGGTGCCCATCCAGGCCGCCATCGGCGGGCGCGTGCTGGCCCGCGAGACGGTGAAGGCGAAGCGAAAAGATGTGCTGGCGAAGTGCTACGGCGGCGACATCAGCCGCAAGCGCAAGCTCCTGGAGAAGCAGAAGGCCGGCAAGAAGCGCATGAAGAACATCGGCAACGTGGAAGTGCCGCAGGAGGCGTTCATGGCCATTTTGAAGGTGGACGATTAG
- the rpsT gene encoding 30S ribosomal protein S20, translated as MANIKSQKKRIITNEKSRMRNRAVKSELKTATRRVKDAVAAGNGAEAYAAALAACRLMDRAASKGVIHKNQAANRKSGIMLLIKDVVTDADRAAYVKPAKKEQQKTGSKKAAAKAERLAAMKAASDEKAKRREKTLKEEAAAQKRKAKEAEEAAKAEAEAAAAEEAAE; from the coding sequence ATGGCGAACATCAAAAGCCAGAAGAAGCGCATCATCACCAACGAGAAGTCCCGCATGCGCAACCGCGCGGTGAAGAGCGAGCTCAAGACCGCGACCCGCCGCGTGAAGGACGCCGTGGCCGCCGGCAACGGCGCCGAGGCCTACGCCGCCGCGCTCGCCGCCTGCCGTCTCATGGACCGTGCCGCCTCGAAGGGCGTCATCCACAAGAACCAGGCCGCGAACCGCAAGAGCGGCATCATGCTGCTCATCAAGGATGTCGTGACCGACGCCGACCGCGCCGCCTACGTGAAGCCGGCCAAGAAGGAGCAGCAGAAGACCGGCTCCAAGAAGGCCGCGGCCAAGGCCGAGCGCCTGGCAGCCATGAAGGCCGCCTCCGACGAGAAGGCGAAGCGCCGCGAGAAGACGCTGAAGGAAGAGGCCGCCGCCCAGAAGCGCAAGGCCAAGGAAGCCGAGGAGGCCGCCAAGGCCGAGGCCGAGGCCGCCGCTGCCGAAGAGGCCGCCGAATAG